The DNA sequence CCCTGGTGGAGGAGTGGCAACGATTAGCCGGTTCGAGTGATCGACCGTTTCTGTACTATTCGAAGGCTATGGACTATGTCACAGTCTACGATGGTCGAAACCCAAAGGCGCCAATACGGCGGCGCTTCGATTGGCCTGCGGCTGAAATTATCGAGGTCTGTAACGAAACGGCCAAGAGCCCTGACCAGATCCGTACCCTGTTGGCACAGCGGCTGCACATGAATGGAGGCTACGATGAAGAGATGAATCAGGCCCTTGGGGTATTAACAGCTGCACGAATCCTCTACGAAGAACGTGGGAAATACTTTACCCTCGCCGTTCCAGAACACTCCTACCTCTAGCTGATTGGCACACCAGCCCGTCACATCGAGAGCTTCTCAGCTACATTGCGCATCTGGACTCCGTGCGCCAGCGAAGCACCACCTCGAATGGCACAGGCAACATGGGCAGCTTCCGTCATTTCTTCGATATTCGAGCCTTTTTCAAGGGAGGCTTGCGTGTAGGCATCAATGCAGTAGGGGCATTGAACGGCATGGGCGACGGCGAGGGCAATCAGGGACTTTTCCCTCTCGGTCAGAGCCCCTTCAGCAAACACAGCGCTGTAGTACGCCATGAATTTTTCCCAGAGATCTTTGTTGCCCTTACCCATCTCGGCGAACTTTCCCAGGTCGTGGGGATGATAATAGGTCTCCATCCGTTACTCCAAATTATGAATGCTAAATTTTGAATGTTGAATGATCGTGCGCCGTTCATTCATAACTCACAATTCCTCACTCCACTTTGCACGAGTGCTAGGCGTTGCTGGGCGGTTCAGAATCCGCCCGCATGAGCACCTGCGAAAATCGTGTGCCGACGATCCCAGTCACTTTTGCCATAAGGTCTGTGACTTCTTGCCACTCCCGCGGCGGAAGATCTTGTTTGAGTTGAGGATGGATCGCCCATTGAGCATCGACTTGTGTGCCCTTTCGGCTCACGAGCACCCGTAGCAGCTCCACTTCCTTGATGTGTGATTCGACATCCGCAGGTTGGGATCTATTTCCGTTTGATTCTCCCGATGGGGACGTTGAACGTGCCATATCGCCAATCTCCTTCCATCCTGTCGGTAGAATCATACCGCATCGCCATTCTATCTGTACATCTGCTGAATGGCTTCCGGGGCCAGCCGAGACAGTTCGGCCATCTGAATCGTCTGATGCGAGCGCAGCGGAATTGATGCCTTACGCCTTATGAAGGAGTTGGGTCTTCTTGAAGCAAGTCGAGCATGGCCTGATGGATCGGCCCATTGCTTGCGACCAATTCTTGCCCATAAATCGAATGGGGAGCGCCTTTGAAGTCCGTCACCGTGCCGCCGGCTTCTCGCAGAATGACGACTCCAGCTGCCATGTCCCAGGGGTTCAGTGTCACTTCCCAAAACCCATCAAACCGGCCGGCCGCAACATAGCACAGGTCCAGGGCTGCCGTTCCTGTTCGACGTAATCCCTGCACTTTCAATGCGAATCGTGCAAAGTGATTCAAGTTATTGTTCGTGGTCTCGCGAATGTTGTAGGCAAATCCCGTTACGAGGAGTGCACGATCGAGATGGTCTGTTGTGGACACAGAAATGGGAATCCCATTGAGGTAAGCCCCATGGCCCATTTGCGCGGTAAAGAGTTCGTCTCGAGTCGGGTCGTAGACTACCCCGATAATCCCACGTCCGTCGCATTCCACCCCGACGGAGACACAGTAGGCCGGGAACCCATGGGCGAAATTTGTTGTGCCATCGAGCGGATCGATCACCCATTTGTAACGGGATGGACAATGCTCGCTCAGTCCGCGTTCCTCGGCAAGGACAGGATGATCCGGGAAGGCGGCGTGGATAACGTCGATGATCTGTTGCTCTGCCTGATGGTCCGCGTTCGTGACAAGATTGATGGTCTGCTTTAGTTCAATGTGGAAGCCGTTGCGCGTACATTCCGCTAGAACGGCTCCTCCCTGTCGAGCTGCGTCGGTGGCGACTGAGAGGAGACTGTCGAGAGGGACATCCTGACCTGACGGTAAACCCATAAGGCAGCATCATAGCACGAGACTGTGTGCCACCCAGGTGTCTTGATGGGGGGATCGACCGAACAGAACGCAATCGTGGCAAGCATGGAAACGTTTTAAAGCGATCATGCCATACAAGTCTTTATTGCAACTTTCTCTATTGACTTGCTACGAAAGCAATGCTATAAAGCAAGCATGCTTCATCCTGGGGCAAGTGCATGGAAGAACTCACCGATATATTGGTTGGGCTTGAACAGCGAATCAGCGCGTACAAGAACCGTCTGCAAGAGCTCGAAAAGAAACGTCGTCGACTGGACGACGAAATCGCCACGATCAAAAAATACTTGGAATTGGCGGAAACCCTCTATCGTGTGGAAGCCGATAAAGCCAAGCTCGCCAGTCTCTCTAGTCAATTCTATTCCGACGAAAAAGGTGCTCGACAGCGACCGAATACGGATGTCACCGACCAGTCGAGAGAAATCCTCATGGGGCGGAGCAAGTATTCGGGGAAAAGCGTGTCGGAAGCGGCATACGAAATGCTCCGCGAGGCGAACCGCCCGATGCACGCAAAAGAACTTGTGCAGCGGTTGGTTGAGGGCGGGCTCCAGATCAAGGGGAAAACGCCACTGACCTCAGTGGCCACCTCATTGAAACGGGACAAGCGGTTCAAGAAAGTGGGTCCCAATACGTTCGAAGCATTGGAACAGTCTTTGATCCACGCAGTGTAGTGTGTCAAGTGAGTGAGACCTCAAAATGCACGAAGGGGGGTGAGAGTCTTGGCGACGAAGAAAGCAGCAAAGAAGAAGAAGAAGTAGTCCCCGCCTTGATTCTAGCGTCGGGAGCGAGGCTACTTGCTCCCGACGTTAAGTCACATCAGAGTCACCTGCACGTCATACAACATCACGCCAGTTCGGCAAACCTGCGCGCTAGCATTCTATGCTAGGAGCCTAAGGAGAATGCGTGTTATCAGGAAGCTTGGAGGGCCACCAGTGATGCGAATCGCGGTGCGGTCATGGCAGAACGATGCCCAGACACAGCGACTGTATCGCCAGTATTGAGTAACACCCAGCTGTCGGGGTGAGTGAGAATCTGCTGAACGAGACGCGTGTGTAGCGCATGCCCCGAACGCTCGGCGAGCAAGTGTCCAATAAACGGTACTCCGAGCAACGAAAAATCTCCGATCAAGTCTAGGATCTTATGACGCACGAACTCATTGGCAAAGCGAAGGCCCGACTCATTAACAATACCGTCTTGAGAGAGCACGATCGTATTGTCCAGATTGCCCCCCTTCCCGAGCCCGCGCGCCCAAATGGCTTCCACCTCTTGCATGAACCCAAATGTCCTGGCATCCGCAATCTCATGCTCAAAAGCATGGGCTGAATGCTCATAGCCGTAGGTCTGAGTCTGGATCAAAGGATGATTGTAGTGGATGGAATACGTGATTTTGGTGGTTGAGGACGGTTCGATGCGAACTCGACGTGCCCCATCCACGACTTCAAGAGGCCGTGTGATTTTCAGATAGGGTTGCCGCCGGCTTTGAGACACAATTCCCACTGACCGAATTAAGCGAACAAAGTGTCCCGCGCTGCCGTCCATGACGGGAGCCTCACCGGCAGTAAGCTCAACATACACGTTATCGATATCGAGCCCGGCCAATGCTGCCAGGACATGCTCAATCGTCTGTACTTGAAACCCGTTGCCGCTGATCGCCGTACAGAGTTCCGTAGGCACCACATGTTCAATGGAAGCTGCGAGAGAGGCTCCGTCCTTGCCGTTCCGGTTTATGAAAACAACACCGGTATTTGGTGCGGCAGGCCTGAGCGTGAGGGTAACGGACTGTCCGGAGTGCAACCCAACTCCTACACAACTCACTGCAGTCGCTAAAGTTTGCTGAGCCCTCACAACGTCACCTCGATAAAATTCATGTGGAAGCATCAGCAACTCGTGTGCCAGCGCGAATTGTTACATAAGCACAATATAACATATTGATTATACAATTTAATCTATCTTCTGTGGCAACATAAAGTCATGTTGTAAAAATCTAACACTTGTGACTTTTACAATAGTTAGCGAACTGAAATTCATGTCCTTATTCGTCGCAGCCACCAGGACTCACATGGAGTCGATCACGAGATTTTGCAGGAAAGGTCGCTAAAATACCCCCCCCCTGTCCTGGCGGACCCCAATCATTATGGCCGAGGGTCCAACTCGATCAAACCCTTCCGAATCGCCAGGATGGCTGCCTGCGTACGATCGTAGACTTGTAGTTTATGGAAAATATTGCGCACGTGATTTTTGACGGTCTTTTCGCTCAGATCCAAGTGATTGGCAATTTCCTTGTTCGTCTTGCCGTCTGCCACCAAGCGTAGCACCGTGATCTCTCGTTCGCTCAGATCGTGCTCGACCCATCCAGGCTTTTTCCCTTTCTTCTGAGACATGAGGGAAAACTCCGCCAAGATCTTGCTCGCCACAGATGGATGGATCAGTGATTCGCCCTTATAGATTGCCCGTATTGCAGCGAGGATCTGCGAGGACTCTGAATCCTTTAAGAGATAGCCTGTGGCACCGGCGCGCACCAAATCGAAAATGTATTGCTGCTCGTCATACATGGTCAGGGCCACGATGCCAATGTGAGGGAACTCGCGCTTGATTTGTCTGGTCGCCTCGACCCCACCCATCCGGGGCATGCTCACGTCCATCAACACGACGTCAGGAAATAAGGTCTTCACCTTCTCGACAGCCTCCATACCATCCTGAGCCTCGCCTACGATATGAATGTCGTCTTTCATCTTGAGGATTGCGGCCAGCCCCTCGCGTACGACGCGATGGTCGTCTGCGATAAGCACCTTAATCTTCTCCATGGGTCTTCCTCTCCTTTTTATCCAGAGGGATGTCCACAACGATGGTCGTGCCATGCCCTTTTTGGGACTCTATCTTGCCCTCACCGCCCACGAGCCGAGCCCGCTCCAGGATTCCACGAATGCCGAAGTGATCCCATTTGTCGGGATCGCGCAGCACGGTGTCCATGTCGAATCCCACGCCGTTGTCCACGATGGTGACGCGGAGGAGCTTGGGGTCGATGTCCAGCCTCACGGTGACCCGAGTCGCTTTCGCATGTTTCTCCACGTTACTGAGGGCTTCCTGCACAATGCGAAACAGGAAGATCTTCGTACGCGGGAACAAGAGCTGTTCATCGCCGGATACATGGAACTGGGTCTTGATGTGATACTGAGTCTCATACGAGGTGAGATAGTTGGTCAGGGCAGGGAGCAACTCCATCTTCTCGTAGTGGAGCGGGCGGAGATTGAAGATGGCTTGCCGCGCTTCATGAATGGCCAGCTTCAGTTGTGCTTTGCTTTCGCGCAAGGCGGCCAGGCTGGCTTTCGGATCTTTTCGAATCAGTTGTAGACTCAGGTCCAGCTTGAAGTTTACCCCGGCCAGATTCTGCACGAGGCCATCGTGCATTTCGCAGGCAATACGCGTCCGTTCATCCGTCACCGCCACACCTGTCTCCTTGACATAAAGTCG is a window from the Nitrospirota bacterium genome containing:
- a CDS encoding response regulator transcription factor, with product MEKIKVLIADDHRVVREGLAAILKMKDDIHIVGEAQDGMEAVEKVKTLFPDVVLMDVSMPRMGGVEATRQIKREFPHIGIVALTMYDEQQYIFDLVRAGATGYLLKDSESSQILAAIRAIYKGESLIHPSVASKILAEFSLMSQKKGKKPGWVEHDLSEREITVLRLVADGKTNKEIANHLDLSEKTVKNHVRNIFHKLQVYDRTQAAILAIRKGLIELDPRP
- a CDS encoding UDP-3-O-acyl-N-acetylglucosamine deacetylase, with the protein product MLPHEFYRGDVVRAQQTLATAVSCVGVGLHSGQSVTLTLRPAAPNTGVVFINRNGKDGASLAASIEHVVPTELCTAISGNGFQVQTIEHVLAALAGLDIDNVYVELTAGEAPVMDGSAGHFVRLIRSVGIVSQSRRQPYLKITRPLEVVDGARRVRIEPSSTTKITYSIHYNHPLIQTQTYGYEHSAHAFEHEIADARTFGFMQEVEAIWARGLGKGGNLDNTIVLSQDGIVNESGLRFANEFVRHKILDLIGDFSLLGVPFIGHLLAERSGHALHTRLVQQILTHPDSWVLLNTGDTVAVSGHRSAMTAPRFASLVALQAS
- a CDS encoding inositol monophosphatase, yielding MGLPSGQDVPLDSLLSVATDAARQGGAVLAECTRNGFHIELKQTINLVTNADHQAEQQIIDVIHAAFPDHPVLAEERGLSEHCPSRYKWVIDPLDGTTNFAHGFPAYCVSVGVECDGRGIIGVVYDPTRDELFTAQMGHGAYLNGIPISVSTTDHLDRALLVTGFAYNIRETTNNNLNHFARFALKVQGLRRTGTAALDLCYVAAGRFDGFWEVTLNPWDMAAGVVILREAGGTVTDFKGAPHSIYGQELVASNGPIHQAMLDLLQEDPTPS
- a CDS encoding carboxymuconolactone decarboxylase family protein; translation: METYYHPHDLGKFAEMGKGNKDLWEKFMAYYSAVFAEGALTEREKSLIALAVAHAVQCPYCIDAYTQASLEKGSNIEEMTEAAHVACAIRGGASLAHGVQMRNVAEKLSM
- a CDS encoding winged helix-turn-helix domain-containing protein: MEELTDILVGLEQRISAYKNRLQELEKKRRRLDDEIATIKKYLELAETLYRVEADKAKLASLSSQFYSDEKGARQRPNTDVTDQSREILMGRSKYSGKSVSEAAYEMLREANRPMHAKELVQRLVEGGLQIKGKTPLTSVATSLKRDKRFKKVGPNTFEALEQSLIHAV